In bacterium, the following are encoded in one genomic region:
- the xrtA gene encoding exosortase A, producing the protein MIGGVPLAVVFQVAALGAVIAVLYGQAFADLASQWAADENYSHGFVIPLISAYLVWERRHALSRCRVQGSAWGYALLLLAVALLILGQAATFGYPVRLSFILVLAGLTLYLAGGQVLRILAFPFAYLLFMIPLPAPVLTKVALPLQLFAARVATGVLDVLNVPVLREGNVIDLATIRLDVVEACSGIRSLIALLALATIFAYFTQRTWRGRLTLVLSAIPIAVVANAARVTLTGVLTQTFGLAAAMGFYHEFSGLLVFGLAFALMVATGWMITRVDTASAKTPA; encoded by the coding sequence TTGATCGGGGGGGTTCCCCTCGCTGTTGTCTTTCAGGTCGCCGCGCTGGGAGCCGTGATCGCCGTCCTTTACGGTCAAGCGTTCGCCGATCTCGCCTCACAATGGGCCGCTGACGAGAATTACTCGCACGGGTTCGTGATCCCTCTCATCAGTGCGTACCTCGTGTGGGAGCGGAGGCACGCGCTGTCCCGGTGCCGTGTACAGGGCTCCGCGTGGGGATACGCGCTACTCTTGCTCGCAGTGGCCCTGCTCATTCTTGGCCAGGCGGCGACCTTTGGGTACCCCGTCCGCCTGTCGTTTATCCTCGTGCTCGCCGGTCTCACGCTCTACCTTGCCGGCGGGCAGGTCCTGCGCATCCTCGCCTTCCCCTTCGCCTACCTCCTGTTCATGATCCCGCTTCCGGCCCCTGTCTTGACGAAAGTCGCGCTCCCCCTTCAACTCTTTGCCGCGCGGGTCGCTACGGGAGTGCTCGACGTGCTCAACGTCCCCGTGCTCCGTGAGGGCAACGTCATCGACCTCGCCACGATCAGGTTGGATGTCGTGGAAGCATGTAGTGGCATCCGGTCGCTCATCGCGCTTCTCGCCCTTGCCACCATTTTCGCGTACTTTACCCAACGGACGTGGCGGGGGCGACTCACCCTCGTTCTCTCCGCCATCCCGATTGCGGTTGTGGCCAACGCTGCGCGCGTGACACTGACGGGGGTACTGACACAGACGTTTGGGCTGGCGGCCGCGATGGGCTTCTATCACGAGTTTTCGGGATTGTTGGTCTTTGGGCTCGCATTCGCGTTGATGGTCGCCACAGGCTGGATGATTACGCGCGTCGATACTGCGAGCGCGAAGACGCCGGCATGA
- a CDS encoding EpsI family protein, protein MNRRAFAIALITLAVAAVVLRAVEYAPAVPVRTPLRDFPLHVLGWRGQSSFFTPDVVAELRADDYLVRTYQDRAGDALGLYVAYYSSQPPGTRIHSPAVCLPAAGWYIKRSGLEQIRLADRTITVNRNLIEKGDEHQVVLYWYQMHGVVAARELQAISLLAWTSLTQRRTDEALVRVNAAFAGEAQDTVERETAFVRNVFPLLKHYLPE, encoded by the coding sequence ATGAACCGAAGAGCCTTCGCCATTGCCCTGATCACGCTCGCCGTAGCCGCTGTGGTCCTGAGGGCCGTCGAGTACGCTCCCGCCGTCCCGGTTCGCACCCCTCTACGGGACTTCCCGCTGCACGTCCTCGGGTGGCGCGGACAGTCGAGTTTCTTCACGCCGGATGTCGTCGCCGAGCTGCGCGCCGATGACTATCTCGTCCGAACCTACCAAGATCGCGCGGGAGATGCGTTGGGGCTGTATGTCGCGTATTACAGTTCTCAACCCCCGGGGACCCGCATCCACTCTCCGGCCGTCTGTCTTCCTGCTGCCGGCTGGTATATCAAACGCTCCGGGCTCGAGCAGATCAGACTCGCCGATCGCACCATTACTGTCAATCGGAACCTGATCGAAAAGGGAGATGAGCACCAGGTCGTTCTCTATTGGTATCAGATGCACGGAGTGGTTGCGGCAAGGGAGCTTCAGGCCATAAGCCTGCTGGCGTGGACGTCGCTCACCCAGCGGAGGACTGATGAGGCACTGGTGCGGGTAAACGCGGCGTTCGCCGGCGAGGCTCAGGACACGGTGGAACGGGAAACCGCCTTCGTCCGAAACGTCTTTCCACTGCTGAAACACTACCTGCCGGAATAG
- a CDS encoding glycosyltransferase, giving the protein MRISVVVPAYNARRTIARCVDALLRQTRRPDSIYFVDNGSSDGTYEWLQEQAAAAPYMHVRREQTRGQAAARNAALRLLDEGIVAFTDADCVPEPEWLAQIAEAYASPEIAAVSGGISEYEPQTLIERCLAITAFPQPDQATTITAYGPTTVFYTANLSVRVDVLKRFGLFDESMSTGEDLDLCWRILRGGGVIVGAPAARVRHIHRPTLSAALKRQFFYGAGRPRLMRKHFHGIASVMIGRHTMSARAPVTMCVNLTSPEKISMALIALSVLTPWSLIPLCLYWARLMLLIKHAAQKRKITVRSNIELAIFAAIHLLEFSASSAGSLLASRRHGVLCA; this is encoded by the coding sequence ATGCGTATTAGTGTCGTCGTTCCCGCATACAACGCCCGCCGGACAATCGCGCGATGTGTGGATGCGTTGCTGCGACAGACGCGGCGGCCCGATTCGATTTACTTCGTGGACAACGGCTCCTCGGACGGCACGTACGAATGGCTTCAGGAACAGGCCGCGGCCGCTCCGTACATGCACGTCCGACGTGAGCAGACGCGTGGACAGGCCGCGGCGCGCAACGCGGCTCTGCGCCTGCTTGACGAGGGAATTGTCGCCTTTACGGACGCCGACTGCGTTCCGGAACCGGAATGGCTGGCCCAAATCGCCGAAGCTTACGCAAGCCCCGAGATCGCCGCAGTTTCTGGCGGCATCAGCGAATACGAGCCCCAAACGCTGATCGAGCGGTGCCTAGCCATAACGGCGTTTCCCCAGCCGGATCAGGCAACTACGATCACCGCGTATGGCCCGACGACGGTATTTTACACGGCCAATCTCTCCGTTCGGGTTGACGTGCTAAAGCGGTTCGGCCTGTTCGATGAATCAATGTCGACGGGTGAGGACCTGGATCTGTGCTGGCGAATTTTGCGGGGTGGGGGGGTGATCGTTGGAGCGCCCGCGGCCCGCGTTCGGCATATTCACCGGCCTACGCTGAGCGCCGCCCTGAAGCGCCAATTCTTCTATGGGGCGGGCAGACCCAGGCTGATGCGAAAGCATTTCCACGGCATCGCCAGCGTAATGATCGGACGGCATACCATGTCAGCGCGGGCACCGGTGACGATGTGCGTCAATCTGACGAGCCCCGAGAAGATTTCGATGGCGCTCATCGCGCTGAGCGTGCTCACGCCGTGGTCTCTCATTCCACTGTGTTTGTACTGGGCCCGTCTGATGCTGCTCATCAAACACGCCGCGCAGAAGCGAAAGATCACGGTGCGGTCGAATATCGAGCTTGCAATCTTTGCGGCAATCCATCTGTTGGAATTCTCTGCGTCGAGTGCCGGAAGTCTCCTCGCGTCGCGCCGGCATGGTGTGTTGTGCGCGTGA
- the asnB gene encoding asparagine synthase (glutamine-hydrolyzing), translated as MCGICGFANLDGEPVDDGAGRRMMELLRHRGPDGDGTLVRSAPGATRRPSVFLGHRRLKIIDLSDAARQPMPNETKTVWVTFNGEIYNFRELRAELRQCGHEFRSASDTETIVHAYEQFGDDFIRHLDGMFAFALWDEPRARLVLARDRSGKKPLYYIADGARFTFAQEIKALLACPWVEPHVAADHIPEYLVFGYVPGPRTMYRGVYQVPPGSYMIVDAAGVSGPRRYWELKFSDRAPAGIRSAAEAARRVRELLTQAVARRMISDVPLGALLSGGLDSSIVVGIMSQLTQEPVRTFTAGFPGDLSYDEQPYAEAAAKKFRTRHTVLVLRGEVGSLVETLLWHHDQPYGDYSAVPTYLVAQLARQHVTVALNGDGGDEVFAGYERFLAAMLAAKIPSAVAPLGRTISRWLPNGDGYYSPRRRLERFFFQAHTSVEERFAGWMSLFDAPTVATLMGPGPEADLAAEHLFGSLRQPDQRLATLPLLQRLLHLNFTTYLPDDLHVKMDRMSMAHGLETRSPMLDTALVEFVASLPPEMKIRRGQLKYILRLAFRDMLPRELLRRRKHGFTAPVDRWFRHELRPYAEETLLARDAHVNDYLRADAIRSLYREHKEERKNNGDRLWALLNLEVWLRMLRRGDLRQRMTRPGQIAVDAVGAQ; from the coding sequence GTGTGCGGAATCTGCGGATTCGCTAACCTGGACGGAGAGCCGGTGGACGATGGCGCGGGCCGGCGGATGATGGAGCTGCTGCGGCACCGCGGACCCGACGGAGACGGGACCCTCGTACGGTCCGCGCCGGGGGCGACGCGCCGTCCCTCCGTGTTCCTCGGTCATCGTCGCCTCAAGATCATCGACTTGTCCGACGCCGCCCGGCAACCGATGCCGAACGAGACGAAGACCGTGTGGGTCACCTTCAACGGCGAAATTTACAATTTTCGGGAGCTTCGGGCAGAGCTGCGTCAGTGCGGACATGAATTTCGGTCCGCGTCCGATACCGAGACCATCGTCCACGCGTATGAGCAGTTCGGAGACGACTTCATTCGCCACCTGGATGGGATGTTTGCGTTTGCGCTGTGGGACGAGCCGCGGGCAAGACTGGTACTGGCGCGCGACCGGTCCGGCAAGAAGCCGCTGTACTACATTGCGGACGGGGCACGGTTCACGTTCGCGCAGGAGATCAAGGCCTTGCTCGCCTGTCCCTGGGTTGAGCCGCATGTGGCGGCCGACCACATTCCAGAGTACCTGGTCTTCGGGTACGTACCGGGCCCTCGGACGATGTACCGTGGAGTCTATCAAGTTCCGCCCGGATCATACATGATCGTGGACGCGGCGGGCGTCAGCGGCCCGCGCCGCTATTGGGAACTCAAATTCTCAGACCGGGCCCCTGCGGGTATCCGCTCCGCGGCGGAGGCAGCGAGACGCGTCCGCGAGCTCCTGACGCAAGCGGTCGCCCGCCGAATGATCAGCGATGTCCCGCTGGGCGCGCTGTTGAGCGGCGGTTTGGATTCCTCGATTGTGGTAGGGATCATGTCGCAATTGACCCAGGAACCGGTTCGCACGTTTACCGCCGGTTTTCCAGGCGACCTTTCTTATGATGAGCAACCCTACGCCGAGGCGGCCGCGAAGAAGTTTCGCACCCGCCATACGGTGCTCGTGCTTCGTGGAGAGGTGGGTTCCCTCGTCGAGACGCTCCTCTGGCATCATGACCAGCCGTATGGCGATTACTCGGCCGTTCCCACGTATCTCGTCGCCCAGCTGGCACGACAGCACGTCACGGTCGCACTAAACGGAGACGGCGGGGACGAGGTGTTTGCGGGGTACGAGCGTTTCTTGGCCGCGATGCTCGCCGCGAAGATCCCTTCGGCGGTGGCCCCCCTGGGGCGGACGATCTCGCGCTGGCTCCCGAATGGCGATGGTTACTATAGCCCGCGTCGCCGGCTGGAGCGTTTCTTCTTCCAGGCGCACACCTCCGTTGAGGAGCGGTTCGCCGGGTGGATGTCTCTCTTTGATGCCCCGACGGTCGCGACGTTGATGGGTCCCGGCCCAGAGGCGGATCTGGCCGCGGAGCACTTATTCGGCAGCCTCCGTCAGCCGGACCAGCGACTCGCGACGCTTCCGTTGCTGCAACGGCTCCTTCATCTCAATTTCACGACGTATCTCCCGGACGATCTCCACGTGAAGATGGATCGGATGAGTATGGCGCACGGGCTGGAGACGCGGTCCCCGATGCTTGACACAGCCCTGGTCGAGTTCGTTGCGTCGCTCCCACCCGAGATGAAAATCCGCCGCGGGCAGCTGAAGTACATCTTGCGGCTGGCCTTTCGCGACATGCTGCCGCGCGAACTGCTTCGCCGGCGCAAGCACGGGTTCACCGCGCCGGTTGACCGCTGGTTTCGCCACGAGCTTCGGCCATATGCTGAGGAGACGTTGCTGGCACGCGACGCGCATGTGAACGACTATCTCAGAGCCGACGCCATACGGAGCCTCTACCGCGAGCATAAAGAAGAAAGGAAAAATAACGGGGATCGTTTGTGGGCGCTCCTCAACTTGGAAGTGTGGCTTCGAATGCTGCGGCGGGGAGATCTCCGACAGCGGATGACTCGGCCCGGACAGATCGCAGTGGACGCGGTTGGAGCGCAATAA
- a CDS encoding WbqC family protein has translation MIVAIHQPHYLPWLRYIDKIARSDVFVLLDDAAYTKNGWQNRNKIKCAQGWMYLTVPVVDAFGKRISDVCINNQERWREKHWMAIRTNYARAPFLHLYQPALADIYAAQWPRLVDLSEHVLAWLVSVLGIRTRIVRSSDLGISGRGTQRIVDICAALGATTYLTGDYAADNHLDAPLFEGRGIEVGLQGWECRTYRQQHMRLGFVPDLSIIDLLFNEGEAALSILARCRREASEAVASGNV, from the coding sequence ATGATTGTCGCAATTCATCAGCCCCATTATCTTCCGTGGCTGCGCTACATCGACAAGATCGCGCGTAGCGACGTATTTGTGCTGCTGGACGACGCGGCATACACGAAGAACGGCTGGCAGAATCGCAACAAGATCAAATGCGCGCAGGGGTGGATGTACCTGACGGTCCCGGTTGTCGACGCGTTCGGCAAACGGATCTCCGACGTCTGCATCAACAATCAGGAGCGGTGGCGGGAGAAGCATTGGATGGCGATCCGCACGAACTACGCGCGGGCGCCCTTCTTGCATCTCTATCAGCCGGCGCTGGCGGACATCTACGCTGCGCAGTGGCCGCGACTGGTCGACCTGAGCGAGCATGTACTCGCGTGGCTCGTGTCGGTGCTGGGGATCCGGACCCGAATCGTTCGGAGTTCGGACCTCGGCATTTCCGGCCGGGGCACGCAGCGGATTGTCGACATCTGTGCCGCGCTCGGAGCCACGACGTACTTGACCGGAGACTATGCGGCGGACAATCATCTCGACGCGCCGCTGTTTGAAGGGCGGGGCATCGAGGTGGGACTCCAGGGGTGGGAGTGCCGGACGTACCGCCAGCAGCACATGCGCCTCGGATTCGTGCCGGATCTCTCGATCATCGACCTGCTGTTCAATGAGGGCGAGGCGGCCCTGTCCATTCTGGCACGGTGCCGGCGTGAGGCTTCCGAGGCGGTGGCTTCGGGAAACGTCTGA
- a CDS encoding glycosyltransferase family 4 protein yields the protein MPPDARIPVLHVITRLVVGGAQENTLLTVERLARDRYAVTLASGPTSGPEGTLEHGLPPGVPFIRIPELVRDLHPILDVRALCRLYALMRRGRYKIVHTHTTKAGLLGRVAARLARVPIVVHTPHGHAFHDYLNATGSTALIQVERWLTGFTDRVLCLTEAERQDHLRLRIGPAEKFDVVHSGIDIERFRQAGTPVPRETARAALGLPADGFVVGCVARLAPVKGVQHLLEAVPAVLAAVQKATFIIVGDGPLRAQLERRACALGIDGGVRFLGLRRDIPDLMSLCDVMVLPSLNEGMGRAAVEALAAGRPVIGSRVSGIQDIVADEETGLLVPPADPRALADAIVRCCADRALLSAMGQRAGRGVERFGIVPMIADIDSLYVRLLNERTGGRAVNDGHAASPKGGECA from the coding sequence ATGCCGCCGGACGCGCGAATCCCCGTTCTGCACGTGATCACACGGCTTGTGGTGGGGGGGGCACAGGAGAACACCCTGCTCACGGTGGAGCGCCTCGCGCGCGACCGCTACGCCGTGACCCTGGCCAGCGGGCCCACCAGCGGCCCGGAGGGAACCCTCGAGCATGGTCTTCCCCCCGGTGTGCCGTTCATACGGATTCCCGAGTTGGTCCGCGATCTCCATCCCATTCTCGACGTGCGGGCCTTGTGTCGCCTGTATGCGCTGATGCGCCGTGGTCGTTACAAGATCGTGCACACCCACACGACGAAGGCCGGTTTGCTGGGGCGCGTTGCCGCCCGACTCGCACGCGTGCCCATCGTCGTCCACACGCCTCACGGCCATGCCTTTCATGACTACTTGAACGCCACAGGCTCGACCGCGCTGATACAGGTCGAGCGGTGGTTGACGGGCTTCACCGACCGGGTTCTCTGCCTGACGGAGGCGGAGCGGCAGGACCACCTCCGTCTCCGCATCGGCCCGGCGGAGAAATTCGACGTGGTTCACAGCGGGATCGACATTGAGCGCTTCCGGCAGGCAGGTACGCCCGTTCCTCGAGAGACGGCGCGGGCGGCCCTTGGGCTTCCGGCAGACGGTTTCGTGGTGGGTTGTGTGGCGCGCCTGGCGCCGGTCAAGGGCGTGCAGCACCTGCTCGAAGCCGTCCCCGCCGTCCTCGCGGCCGTACAGAAGGCCACGTTCATTATCGTTGGAGACGGCCCCCTGCGCGCGCAGCTGGAGCGGCGCGCCTGCGCTCTGGGCATCGACGGGGGGGTGAGGTTTCTCGGCCTGCGGCGGGACATCCCGGACCTCATGTCGCTCTGCGACGTCATGGTGCTCCCCTCGTTGAACGAGGGGATGGGGAGGGCCGCGGTAGAAGCGCTTGCGGCCGGCCGTCCCGTGATTGGTTCGCGCGTGAGCGGCATCCAGGACATCGTCGCCGATGAGGAGACGGGTTTGCTCGTGCCTCCCGCCGACCCTCGGGCCCTCGCCGATGCGATCGTCCGCTGTTGCGCCGACCGGGCGCTCCTGAGCGCCATGGGTCAGCGTGCCGGACGCGGGGTAGAGCGGTTCGGTATCGTCCCTATGATCGCCGACATCGACAGCCTCTACGTACGGTTGCTGAACGAACGCACCGGCGGCCGCGCCGTGAACGACGGGCACGCGGCGTCGCCGAAGGGCGGAGAGTGCGCATGA
- a CDS encoding glycosyltransferase family 4 protein yields MTTKALLITNDFPPVVGGVARWYERICAAVPAGGVVVLAPRTAGDHGFDVCQPYKIVRQRGPTSRRLPARVVQLAILLVRGIATARRERVDAVHIGQLHLAPIGIVARLLQGLPYVLYLHGGEMARYMRFGMVRAVVRRVVRGAALVVVNSEYTRRYFEDLAITNPRTEALTMSVETDRFRPTLDDGGVRARYGLDGQRVILTVSRLDDYKGHDMVIRALNKVKRSSGPIRYVIAGRGPEEARLRALAVDLGCGDDVVFAGHVSEQDLAPLYASCDLFVMPSRPLPCGDFEGFGIVFLEAGACGKPVIGGRSGGVPEAVLDGVTGVLVNPTDVDELSAAITKLLSDREEATRLGMQGRRRTEQLASAWTAAVARIWSL; encoded by the coding sequence ATGACAACGAAGGCCCTCCTGATCACAAACGATTTTCCGCCGGTGGTCGGGGGCGTGGCGCGCTGGTATGAGCGCATTTGTGCTGCGGTGCCGGCCGGCGGCGTCGTGGTGCTGGCTCCGAGAACTGCCGGAGATCACGGTTTCGACGTGTGCCAGCCGTATAAGATCGTGCGGCAGCGAGGTCCGACGAGCCGGCGCCTCCCGGCTCGGGTGGTCCAGCTGGCGATCCTCTTGGTGCGTGGCATCGCGACCGCCCGCCGCGAGCGGGTCGATGCGGTTCACATCGGGCAGCTGCACCTGGCGCCCATCGGCATTGTCGCACGGCTGCTCCAAGGACTCCCCTACGTGCTGTATCTTCATGGAGGCGAGATGGCGCGGTACATGCGCTTCGGCATGGTGCGGGCCGTGGTCCGGCGGGTTGTGCGCGGTGCCGCGCTCGTTGTCGTGAACAGCGAGTACACGCGCCGGTACTTCGAGGACCTGGCGATCACCAATCCCCGGACTGAAGCCTTGACGATGAGTGTGGAGACGGACCGATTCCGGCCCACGCTTGATGATGGGGGAGTACGGGCGCGGTACGGGCTCGACGGGCAACGCGTGATCCTGACCGTAAGCCGCCTGGACGATTATAAGGGGCACGACATGGTGATTCGGGCGCTCAACAAGGTGAAGCGGTCGTCGGGGCCGATCCGATACGTCATCGCCGGTCGCGGTCCGGAGGAAGCGCGGCTTCGGGCGCTCGCGGTCGACCTGGGATGCGGGGACGATGTCGTGTTTGCGGGACACGTGTCCGAGCAGGATCTGGCGCCTCTGTATGCGTCCTGCGATCTCTTCGTCATGCCGAGCCGGCCCTTGCCGTGTGGAGATTTCGAAGGGTTCGGCATCGTCTTCCTGGAGGCCGGCGCATGCGGGAAGCCGGTCATCGGCGGGCGGAGCGGCGGCGTCCCCGAGGCCGTCCTCGACGGGGTTACGGGTGTCCTCGTGAATCCGACGGATGTCGATGAACTCTCGGCGGCCATCACAAAGCTCCTTTCGGATCGAGAAGAGGCAACGCGGCTCGGCATGCAGGGACGGCGGCGGACCGAGCAACTGGCTTCCGCCTGGACCGCGGCGGTCGCGCGAATCTGGAGCCTCTGA
- a CDS encoding glycosyltransferase encodes MPEPTVSVIIPSLKGGERGPLVRDVQGQTVQAQEVQLVVGVSPSGRARNVGARRASGDVLIFLDDDVRLGHERVLEAMVALLDDDGVGMVGAAQLLPADSTAFQRAAGRQIARSRSPVVSVVTDSDMVTTACCAVRRSTFWELGGFNEQIPRGVDPEMRARVRRRGLRIVVAPRAWFYHPMPDGLLTLCGVFFRNGWQSAEAAKQMPSAALDTPDGHAGAPAVARSPVYRWRRHAVRAVCDLARLRWVALASQLAYAAGFAGYHARLRLTGGWSAAGLGKAPKP; translated from the coding sequence ATGCCTGAGCCGACCGTGTCCGTCATCATCCCCTCGCTGAAGGGCGGGGAGAGGGGCCCGCTCGTACGCGATGTCCAGGGACAAACCGTCCAGGCTCAGGAGGTGCAACTGGTCGTCGGCGTGTCTCCGAGCGGGCGCGCCCGGAATGTCGGCGCCCGCCGCGCGTCCGGAGACGTGCTGATCTTCCTCGACGATGATGTCCGGCTCGGCCACGAACGCGTCCTGGAGGCCATGGTTGCGCTGCTGGACGATGACGGCGTCGGCATGGTTGGGGCGGCGCAACTGCTGCCGGCGGACTCCACCGCGTTTCAGCGCGCCGCCGGGCGTCAGATTGCTCGCAGCCGTTCACCGGTTGTGTCTGTCGTCACCGACAGCGACATGGTCACCACGGCGTGTTGCGCGGTCCGCCGGTCCACTTTCTGGGAGCTGGGGGGATTCAATGAACAGATCCCGCGGGGGGTCGATCCGGAGATGCGGGCCCGCGTCCGTCGACGCGGCCTGCGTATCGTCGTCGCGCCTCGCGCATGGTTCTATCATCCCATGCCCGACGGTCTCTTGACGCTGTGCGGCGTGTTCTTTCGAAACGGCTGGCAGTCGGCGGAGGCCGCGAAGCAGATGCCGTCGGCGGCCCTCGATACACCCGACGGTCACGCGGGCGCGCCGGCGGTTGCGCGGAGCCCGGTGTATCGGTGGCGGCGCCACGCGGTGCGCGCCGTGTGTGACCTCGCACGACTTCGTTGGGTCGCCCTCGCGTCGCAGTTGGCGTACGCTGCCGGTTTTGCAGGTTATCATGCACGGTTGCGGCTCACCGGGGGATGGTCCGCGGCGGGTCTTGGGAAGGCGCCAAAGCCATGA
- a CDS encoding glycosyltransferase family 4 protein — protein MKLLLLTEYFAPHAGGTAVYYYEICRRLRSLDVTVVTRMSRGAVAFDRGLPFTVIRTPFLPVRKIRVIVEWWAQFLVGLWLVLSRRADVVHAGQVYPVGLAAYGIHVITGVPYAVYIFGEDITIASRHRLRRAAVALVLRHAAAVFVISRFSRAQVIGLGVERGRIHLARPGVDAQRFRPADAASFRSRFDGDGRYVLLTTGRLIPRKGQDTVIEVLPQIAAAVPNVTYWIAGGGSVRQRQKLERLAAAAGVADRVRFLGEVPADDLPTLYAACDVFVMLNRTTPDGDTEGYGMVFVEAGACGRSVVGGRAGGAGEAIRHGRTGFLVPEGDDATAVATLIRLLRDPQLRTRLGEAGRRRAVSRLSWDGTARRVERVTKALERSRVRPAVAVEERVT, from the coding sequence ATGAAGCTGCTCCTGCTCACTGAGTATTTTGCTCCTCATGCGGGGGGAACCGCGGTCTATTACTACGAGATTTGCCGGCGCCTTCGGAGTCTTGACGTGACGGTGGTGACACGCATGTCCCGTGGCGCCGTCGCCTTCGACCGCGGACTACCTTTCACGGTCATTCGCACGCCGTTTCTGCCGGTGCGAAAGATTCGCGTGATTGTCGAATGGTGGGCGCAGTTCCTGGTCGGATTGTGGCTGGTGCTAAGTCGCCGTGCGGACGTTGTGCACGCGGGGCAGGTGTATCCGGTCGGACTTGCGGCGTACGGAATCCATGTGATTACGGGGGTCCCGTATGCGGTGTACATCTTCGGCGAGGATATTACAATCGCGAGCCGGCATAGACTGAGGCGCGCGGCCGTCGCGCTGGTTCTGCGCCACGCTGCCGCTGTGTTCGTCATCAGCCGATTCAGCAGGGCGCAGGTCATCGGCCTCGGCGTGGAACGAGGCCGTATCCACCTAGCCCGCCCAGGCGTGGATGCCCAGCGGTTTCGTCCGGCGGACGCGGCGTCGTTCCGTAGCAGGTTTGACGGCGACGGCCGGTACGTGCTGTTGACGACAGGCCGTCTGATCCCCCGCAAGGGCCAAGACACTGTGATCGAGGTGCTGCCGCAGATCGCGGCGGCAGTGCCGAACGTGACCTATTGGATCGCCGGTGGCGGTTCGGTACGCCAACGGCAGAAACTGGAACGGCTCGCGGCCGCGGCCGGCGTGGCAGACCGGGTGAGATTTCTCGGCGAGGTCCCGGCGGACGACCTGCCCACTCTGTATGCTGCTTGCGACGTATTCGTCATGCTGAACCGAACGACTCCCGACGGAGACACTGAGGGATACGGGATGGTCTTCGTCGAGGCGGGAGCGTGCGGACGATCGGTCGTGGGGGGGCGCGCGGGAGGAGCCGGAGAGGCCATCCGGCACGGACGAACAGGATTTCTTGTTCCCGAGGGCGATGATGCCACCGCGGTGGCAACGCTCATCCGGTTGCTGCGCGACCCCCAATTACGGACGCGCCTTGGAGAGGCCGGCCGGCGCAGGGCGGTCTCGCGCCTCTCGTGGGATGGAACGGCCCGCCGCGTCGAGAGAGTGACCAAGGCGCTCGAACGGTCCCGCGTTCGCCCGGCCGTGGCCGTCGAGGAGAGGGTCACATAG